A stretch of Prunus dulcis chromosome 6, ALMONDv2, whole genome shotgun sequence DNA encodes these proteins:
- the LOC117629918 gene encoding F-box/LRR-repeat protein 3: protein MKRQRTIVIFNSNMNNNNNHLFHFLSEEIIFIILDFLNQNPIDKKAFSLACKSFYAIEAKHRKKLKPLCSEHIPKVLNRYPHVSHIDLTLCPRITDASLTTISNACMSSLRSIDLSGSNCFSGAGLLSLAVNCKNLVEIDLSNATELRDSAVAALAEAKNLEKLWLGRCKQITDMGVGCIAVGCRKLRLISLKWCPGVGDLGVGLLAVKCKDIRSLDLSYLPITDKCLTSIFKLQYLEDLVLEGCFGIDDDSLSGLKHGCKSLKKLDISSCQNITHVGLSSLTSGSGGFLEQIILSHGSPVTLALADSLKKLPMLQSIKLDDCPVTYAGLKAIGNWCASLRELSLSKCAEVTDESLSSLLTKHKDLRKLDITCCRKITYASVDHITNSCTALTSLRMESCTLVPREAFVLIGQRCQFLEEIDITDNEVDDEGLKSICRCSNLSSLKLGICLNITDEGVANIGMCCSKLVELDLYRCTGISDSGISAVASGCPGLEMINIAYCKDITDSSLISLSKCSSLNTFESRGCPLITSLGLAAIAVGCKQLAKLDIKKCSSIDDAGMIPLAHFSQNLRQINLSYSSVTDVGLLSLASISCLQSLTILHLKGLSPSGLAAALLACRGLTKVKLQATFKTLLPQPLFEHLEARGCVFQWRDKFFRAELDPQCWKIQLEDIMQLQ, encoded by the exons ATGAAGAGGCAAAGAACCATTGTAATATTCAACAGCAACatgaacaacaacaacaatcaTCTGTTCCATTTTCTCTCAGAGGAAATCATATTCATAATCCTagactttcttaaccaaaacccaattgacAAAAAGGCTTTCTCTTTAGCCTGCAAGTCCTTCTACGCCATAGAAGCCAAGCACCGCAAGAAGCTCAAGCCTTTATGCTCAGAGCACATCCCAAAAGTCCTTAACCGATACCCACATGTCTCCCACATCGATCTCACGCTCTGCCCTCGAATCACAGACGCTTCTCTCACCACCATCTCAAATGCGTGCATGTCTAGCCTCCGGTCAATCGATCTTTCAGGGTCCAATTGCTTTTCAGGAGCTGGGTTGCTGAGTTTGGCCGTGAATTGCAAGAATCTGGTGGAGATCGACTTGTCAAACGCCACTGAGCTCAGAGACTCTGCGGTTGCGGCTTTGGCTGAAGCAAAGAACTTGGAGAAGCTTTGGTTGGGGAGATGTAAGCAGATCACAGATATGGGTGTTGGGTGTATAGCAGTTGGGTGTAGGAAGCTGAGATTGATTAGCTTGAAATGGTGTCCTGGTGTTGGTGACTTGGGGGTGGGATTGCTTGCTGTCAAGTGTAAAGATATTCGAAGTTTGGATCTCTCTTACTTGCCG ATCACAGACAAATGCTTAACATCGATCTTCAAGTTACAATATCTTGAAGATTTGGTTCTAGAAGGATGCTTTGGTATCGATGATGACAGCCTTTCAGGCCTCAAACATGGGTGCAAGTCGCTTAAG AAACTTGACATATCAAGTTGTCAGAACATTACTCATGTTGGGTTGTCCTCTCTAACTAGCGGCAGCGGCGGATTTCTAGAGCAAATCATATTGTCACACGGCTCTCCT GTGACTCTTGCTCTTGCCGATAGTTTGAAAAAGCTTCCAATGTTGCAGTCAATCAAGTTAGATGATTGCCCGGTTACCTATGCTGGACTAAAAGCCATCGGAAACTGGTGTGCGTCGTTAAGGGAGCTGAGCTTAAGTAAATGTGCAGAGGTGACTGATGAGAGTCTCTCCTCCCTTCTGACAAAACACAAGGATCTGCGGAAGCTGGACATCACATGTTGCCGAAAGATAACTTATGCTTCTGTTGACCACATTACAAATTCATGCACCGCACTGACTTCTCTTAGGATGGAGTCATGTACCCTGGTTCCTAGAGAAGCATTTGTCCTCATTGGACAGAGATGCCAATTTCTTGAGGAGATTGACATAACAGAtaatgaagttgatgatgaaG GTCTGAAGTCCATCTGTAGATGTTCCAATCTCTCCAGCTTAAAACTAGGAATTTGCCTGAACATTACTGATGAGGGAGTTGCAAACATTGGAATGTGCTGTTCGAAGCTTGTAGAGCTCGATCTATACAG GTGCACAGGAATTTCAGATTCAGGCATTTCAGCTGTTGCAAGTGGTTGCCCTGGACTCGAGATGATTAATATAGCCTACTGTAAAGACATTACTGATAGTTCATTAATCTCATTGTCAAAATGCTCAAGCTTGAACACCTTTGAAAGTCGAGGATGTCCTCTTATCACATCTTTGGGTCTAGCAGCAATTGCTGTGGGATGCAAGCAGCTGGCCAAGCTGGACATAAAAAAGTGTTCCAGCATTGATGATGCCGGGATGATTCCGCTTGCTCACTTTTCTCAGAACCTTAGACAG ATTAATTTGTCATATAGCTCTGTTACAGATGTGGGGCTGTTATCCTTAGCCAGTATCAGTTGCCTACAGAGCTTAACCATCTTACACTTGAAAGGCTTGAGCCCTAGTGGGCTGGCAGCTGCTTTATTAGCCTGCAGGGGGCTAACAAAAGTAAAGCTCCAGGCAACCTTCAAGACACTGCTACCGCAACCTCTTTTCGAACATTTAGAAGCACGTGGTTGCGTGTTTCAGTGGAGAGACAAGTTCTTCCGA GCTGAACTCGACCCTCAGTGTTGGAAAATACAGTTGGAAGATATCATGCAATTGCAATGA
- the LOC117631653 gene encoding CASP-like protein 4B1, whose product MTGQNGTSPKHPEHAGSPPPPVVPTAPPAADVENQTTGTGFGVAGILRRWKREDLVRRGSLALRGLSLVFSLLAFIIMASNKHGDWKDFDKYEEYRYVLAIAILSTLYTGVQAARHVHQLSTGRELFQLRTSALADFIGDQIMAYLLISSASSAIPLTNRMREAQDNIFTDSSASAISMAFLAFVTLALSALISGYKLSSQSYI is encoded by the exons ATGACAGGTCAAAACGGCACGTCGCCCAAACATCCAGAGCACGCAGGATCCCCGCCACCGCCAGTGGTGCCGACGGCTCCACCGGCTGCTGATGTGGAGAACCAGACTACGGGCACGGGGTTCGGAGTGGCGGGGATCCTGCGGCGATGGAAGAGAGAGGACTTGGTGAGAAGAGGCTCTCTGGCTCTGAGGGGACTGTCTCTGGTCTTCTCTCTGCTGGCCTTCATCATCATGGCCAGCAACAAGCACGGCGATTGGAAAGACTTCGATAAATATGAAGAATACAG GTATGTCCTGGCAATAGCGATTCTGTCGACGCTGTACACCGGCGTGCAAGCAGCGCGACATGTCCACCAGCTCTCCACCGGCAGAGAATTGTTTCAGCTTCGGACGTCAGCCTTAGCCGACTTCATCGGCGATCag ATTATGGCATATCTATTGATATCATCAGCGTCGTCGGCAATTCCGTTGACAAACAGAATGAGAGAAGCGCAAGACAACATATTTACAGACTCTTCAGCATCCGCCATTAGCATGGCCTTCCTCGCTTTCGTTACTCTTGCCTTATCGGCTCTCATTTCCGGTTACAAACTGTCATCTCAGTCTTACATCTGA
- the LOC117633150 gene encoding probable protein phosphatase 2C 65, whose amino-acid sequence MHIPINAIRPSPFNSLSLHASSPISAIWRDMGACCSKEALYGGGYIEDDRTNNRHFNESEGNDEEDNVRHGDDGARIRLQGCSRFTSMYTQQGRKGINQDAMTIWEDFTEKGMYFCGVFDGHGPEGHKVARCVRDNLPSKLSQVIKIYRLNTGIFSDIDVGSELYENVGHRHKKKASQDMPLSSWEASYVKSFKEMDEELSLDNTIDSFCSGSTAVTVVKQGDHLVIANLGDSRAVLGTRSGEKNQICSVQLTVDLKPDTPGEAERIKNCKGRILSVDEEPEVYRLWMPDEDCPGLAMSRAFGDFCVKDCGLISIPEVFYRRISSSDEFVILATDGVWDALTNTDVVKIVASAKRRSIAAELVVKRAVRAWKRKFPESKIDDCAVICLYLKDQPSLTQTASNLSRGGKPNDTELSLSYYSTRSNIVSDVGCPASEISSKITEDSKEEWNALDGVERVNTMLKLPRFSNGLNRRKSQKDDEDGENQELVQ is encoded by the exons ATGCACATACCAATAAACGCCATCCGACCATCGCCTTTcaattctctttctctccatGCCTCTTCACCCATTTCTGCCATTTGG AGAGACATGGGAGCTTGTTGTTCCAAGGAAGCGTTGTATGGAGGAGGGTACATAGAGGATGATCGTACGAACAATCGGCATTTTAACGAATCTGAGGGTAATGATGAGGAGGACAATGTAAGGCACGGGGACGACGGGGCCCGCATACGGTTGCAAGGGTGTTCTAGGTTCACATCAATGTACACCCAGCAAGGAAGAAAAGGGATCAATCAAGATGCCATGACAATTTGGGAG GACTTTACTGAGAAAGGCATGTACTTCTGTGGTGTGTTTGATGGTCATGGCCCTGAAGGTCACAAAGTTGCCAGATGTGTACGTGACAATTTGCCCTCGAAGCTCTCCCAAGTGATCAAAATTTACCGACTTAACACCGGAATATTCAGTGACATTGATGTTGGAAGTGAGCTCTATGAAAATGTTGGTCACAGACACAAGAAGAAAGCCAGTCAGGATATGCCCCTTTCTTCATGGGAAGCCAGTTATGTTAAATCATTCAAGGAAATGGACGAAGAACTTAGCCTCGATAACACCATCGATAGCTTCTGCAGTGGATCAACAGCTGTAACTGTAGTTAAGCAG GGTGATCACTTGGTAATTGCCAACTTGGGGGATTCTCGTGCCGTTCTTGGCACTAGATCAGGAGAGAAAAACCAGATATGTTCTGTCCAACTCACAGTTGACTTGAAACCAGATACTCCAG GTGAAGCTGAGAGAATAAAGAATTGCAAAGGCAGAATTTTATCAGTGGACGAAGAACCAGAAGTGTATAGATTATGGATGCCCGATGAAGATTGCCCTGGTCTAGCAATGTCAAGGGCTTTTGGAGATTTCTGTGTCAAAGATTGTGGCCTAATCTCAATCCCTGAAGTATTCTATAGAAGGATCTCAAGCAGTGATGAATTTGTGATCTTGGCAACTGATGGG GTGTGGGATGCATTGACAAACACTGATGTGGTAAAGATAGTTGCTTCAGCAAAGAGGCGATCCATTGCAGCCGAATTGGTGGTTAAGCGTGCTGTTAGAGCATGGAAAAGAAAGTTCCCAGAATCGAAAATCGATGACTGCGCAGTCATATGCTTGTACCTGAAAGACCAACCATCATTAACACAAACCGCATCTAACTTGAGCCGTGGAGGCAAACCAAATGATACAGAGCTTTCATTGTCTTACTATAGCACAAGATCCAACATTGTAAGTGATGTGGGATGCCCTGCATCTGAGATCAGTAGCAAGATCACAGAAGACTCAAAGGAAGAGTGGAATGCGCTTGATGGAGTTGAAAGAGTAAATACCATGTTGAAGCTTCCTCGGTTTTCTAATGGTTTGAATCGGCGGAAATCACAAaaggatgatgaagatggtGAAAATCAGGAATTAGTTCAATGA
- the LOC117632536 gene encoding uncharacterized protein LOC117632536, whose amino-acid sequence MEPTAGKPGLLKNVLVRCFLFGVLIVLCRFAYVVTVTGESCKLGNFCFLSLPENLNFVIASTGGPAIAAKNGAVPSTSAGSWLPDLYTSKDWIKAVHFYSSVFQDLMAQGFLSRKAKSLCVETPTGHDVYALRESGVKGAVGIFKKASRPLVIPGDPHRLPFGDNSFDFVFSGGGRLDKSPKPSDFAAEIVRTLKPEGIAVVHIGAKDTYSFHSFIDLFNCCKLVTSRDVEGFDDSMPKVREMVLKKECGDGEIELLSNTRVENGGGKKCSVPGHKLELVRKAEPLIETEPLKPWITLKKNIQNVKYLPAMADISFKKRYAYVDVGARGYGSSIGSWFKKQYPKQNKTFEVFAIEADKTFHEQYKLKKRVTLLPYAAWVRNETLSFEINGDPGEKVKEKGRGMGRIQPAKSADGGFNGEVDQIQGFDFANWLKNTFSEKDFVVMKMDVEGTEFDLIPRLFETGAICLIDEIFLECHYNRWQRCCPGERSSKYEKTYGQCLDLFTSLRQSGVLVHQWW is encoded by the coding sequence ATGGAGCCAACCGCAGGCAAGCCAGGCCTTCTGAAGAACGTTCTGGTACGCTGCTTCTTATTCGGCGTTTTGATCGTACTGTGCCGTTTTGCCTACGTCGTCACCGTCACCGGCGAGTCGTGCAAGCTCGGCAACTTCTGCTTCTTGTCTCTGCCTGAAAATCTCAACTTCGTTATTGCGAGTACCGGCGGTCCGGCCATAGCCGCCAAAAACGGCGCCGTACCTTCGACTTCGGCGGGGTCCTGGCTACCGGATCTCTACACCAGCAAGGACTGGATTAAGGCCGTCCATTTTTACTCCTCCGTCTTCCAAGATCTCATGGCTCAAGGCTTCCTCTCCCGGAAGGCCAAGTCTCTGTGCGTAGAGACCCCGACCGGGCATGACGTGTACGCTCTGAGAGAGTCCGGCGTCAAGGGTGCCGTCGGTATTTTCAAGAAAGCCTCGAGGCCTCTGGTAATTCCAGGCGACCCGCACCGTTTACCGTTCGGTGACAATAGTTTTGATTTCGTTTTCTCGGGCGGAGGCAGACTCGATAAGTCGCCAAAGCCGTCGGATTTCGCCGCCGAGATCGTACGGACGCTGAAGCCCGAAGGGATTGCGGTGGTCCACATCGGCGCGAAAGACACCTACAGCTTCCATTCGTTTATTGATTTGTTCAATTGCTGCAAGCTCGTGACTTCGCGCGACGTCGAGGGTTTCGATGATTCCATGCCCAAAGTTCGCGAGATGGTGTTGAAGAAGGAGTGTGGTGATGGTGAGATTGAGCTTCTGAGCAATACTAGGGTTGAGAACGGTGGTGGCAAAAAGTGTTCGGTTCCTGGGCATAAGCTAGAGTTGGTCAGGAAAGCCGAGCCTTTGATTGAAACAGAGCCGTTGAAGCCATGGATTACTTTGAAGAAGAATATACAGAATGTCAAGTACCTTCCAGCAATGGCGGATATAAGCTTTAAGAAGCGGTATGCTTATGTGGATGTTGGAGCTAGAGGCTATGGCTCCAGCATTGGCAGCTGGTTCAAGAAGCAATACCCAAAACAGAACAAGACTTTCGAAGTGTTTGCCATTGAGGCCGATAAAACTTTTCATGAGCAGTACAAGTTGAAGAAGAGGGTTACTTTGTTGCCTTATGCAGCTTGGGTGAGGAACGAAACACTGTCGTTTGAGATAAACGGTGACCCGGGCGAGAAGGTGAAGGAGAAAGGCAGAGGTATGGGGAGAATTCAGCCGGCGAAGTCGGCTGATGGCGGGTTTAATGGGGAGGTGGATCAAATTCAGGGGTTTGATTTCGCAAATTGGTTGAAGAACACCTTTTCGGAGAAGGATTTCGTGGTGATGAAGATGGATGTGGAAGGGACCGAATTCGATTTGATCCCGAGGCTGTTTGAGACAGGAGCCATTTGTTTGATTGATGAGATTTTTCTGGAGTGCCATTACAATAGGTGGCAGAGGTGTTGCCCTGGTGAGAGGAGCTCAAAGTATGAGAAAACATATGGTCAATGCTTGGACCTCTTCACTTCACTGAGGCAAAGTGGAGTTCTTGTTCACCAATGGTGGTGA
- the LOC117629919 gene encoding probable WRKY transcription factor 33, which yields MTSSFTHLLTSNMNNMDSNIDQERTNWGLSDYASGSLMDRNGNEIPKFKSLQPPSLPMSPPPVSPSSYLASTPAFSPTDFFSSPMFLSSSNTLQSPTSGAFSSQIFDWMSNSKETQQGMEREQKMFSDFSFQPETRPAATSSSSFNIQASSNMASVEESLKTEQKPWDFNRISRQADSLTEKTGVKSEFEPLQIIFPEIGTNQTNMQSNGPSGAPKPDTIHCTQSSQFVREQKSDDGFNWRKYGQKQVKGSENPRSYYKCTYPNCPTKKKVERSLDGHITQIVYKGSHNHPKPQSTRRSTSQSIQGSSYGISDQSVPTISNPKIESVTMQEDSSASIGEDEFEQNSPISNSGGGEDENEPEAKRWKGENANDQPFSAPGSRIVKEPRIVVQTTSEIDILDDGYRWRKYGQKVVKGNPNPRSYYKCTSVGCPVRKHVERASHDTRAVITTYEGKHNHDVPAARGSGSYSNANRPASDNGSNNNSNVSMAVRPLALPNHSNLSYLNSLQNTRQPTTERQSPYTLKMLQSEGSYGFPEF from the exons ATGACTTCCTCTTTCACTCACCTCCTCACAAGTAACATGAACAACATGGACAGCAATATTGACCAGGAAAGAACTAATTGGGGACTTTCAGACTATGCTTCAGGCAGTTTAATGGACAGAAATGGCAATGAAATCCCAAAATTCAAGTCACTTCAGCCCCCTTCTCTGCCTATGTCTCCTCCTCCGGTTTCCCCTTCTTCGTACTTGGCTTCCACACCAGCTTTTAGCCCAACTGATTTTTTCAGCTCACCCATGTTCCTATCTTCCTCTAAT ACTCTTCAATCTCCAACAAGTGGAGCTTTCTCTAGTCAAATCTTTGACTGGATGAGTAATTCTAAAGAAACCCAGCAAGGAATGGAGAGGGAACAGAAAATGTTCTCTGATTTCTCTTTCCAACCAGAAACAAGGCCTGCTGCAACATCATCCTCATCCTTTAACATTCAAGCTTCTTCAAACATGGCTTCAGTG GAAGAATCGTTGAAAACAGAACAGAAACCATGGGATTTCAACAGAATCTCAAGGCAAGCTGATTCTTTAACAGAGAAGACAGGAGTTAAGTCTGAATTTGAGCCACTGCAGATCATCTTCCCCGAGATTGgcacaaaccaaacaaatatGCAGAGCAATGGACCTAGTGGGGCTCCTAAGCCTGATACAATACATTGCACTCAATCGTCTCAATTTGTCAGAGAGCAAAAATCAGATGATGGGTTCAATTGGAGGAAATATGGGCAGAAACAAGTGAAGGGCAGTGAAAATCCGCGGAGTTATTACAAGTGCACGTATCCAAATTgcccaacaaagaaaaaggttgAGAGATCATTGGATGGACATATCACTCAAATTGTATACAAGGGAAGTCACAACCATCCCAAGCCTCAGTCTACAAGAAGATCAACCTCTCAGTCAATTCAGGGTTCTTCATATGGCATTTCTGATCAATCTGTGCCAACAATATCCAATCCGAAAATCGAATCTGTCACGATGCAGGAGGACTCTTCAGCCTCAATTGGAGAGGATGAGTTTGAACAAAACTCACCAATAAGTAATTCAGGAGGAGGTGAAGATGAAAATGAGCCTGAGGCCAAAAGATG gaAGGGAGAAAATGCAAACGATCAGCCCTTTTCAGCTCCTGGGAGTAGAATTGTAAAAGAGCCAAGAATTGTAGTGCAGACAACAAGTGAAATAGATATTCTGGATGATGGGTATAGATGGAGGAAATATGGACAGAAAGTAGTGAAGGGAAATCCAAATCCAAG GAGCTACTACAAATGCACATCCGTAGGTTGTCCGGTGAGGAAACATGTGGAGCGAGCTTCACATGATACAAGGGCTGTGATCACCACATATGAAGGGAAACACAACCATGATGTTCCTGCAGCGCGCGGCAGCGGCAGTTATAGCAATGCAAATAGACCTGCTTCTGATAAtggcagcaacaacaacagcaatgTGTCCATGGCTGTGAGGCCCTTAGCCTTGCCTAATCATTCGAACTTGAGCTACCTCAACTCTCTTCAGAATACAAGGCAGCCAACAACAGAAAGGCAATCACCCTATACCCTCAAAATGTTACAGAGTGAAGGAAGTTATGGATTTCCAGAGTTCTAA
- the LOC117630546 gene encoding putative F-box protein At5g55150 translates to MLPSIQQNRTHNYNDTTRCFYSFQEKKLYTIEGAFQDFDNAWCVGSSHGWLVILDKRANPHLLNPISGRRIQLPLFWPVDRSIDENLRKTYIAKAILSSAPSGNYNNFVVAIIYGRLLDLSAPLELAFCKYGGTWTSLEGKHRAYSDIIFHNNQLFAFAEHGSVEVWDFKNTSFPIRTINLGRPSLGSLQDRSNIFKFRSWEFSTRTYLVESLGDILFVGRVKGNFLDRQGRAVDPLSPGDEDCFPYRTMQFYIFKLNLSAKKWEKVECLPDRALFLGGNQSISSSTIDFPEFEENSIYFTDDKWEEISFKFHGFANDYGGHDNGIYSIQDKVVKPFDQFGKWRIDPPPFWIVPNPW, encoded by the coding sequence ATGCTCCCTTCTATCCAACAAAACAGGACTCATAACTACAACGACACCACTCGCTGCTTTTATAGTTTCCAAGAGAAAAAACTTTACACCATCGAGGGTGCGTTTCAAGATTTTGACAATGCTTGGTGTGTGGGTTCATCACACGGCTGGCTGGTGATTTTGGACAAAAGAGCAAACCCGCATCTCTTGAATCCAATTTCTGGACGCAGAATTCAACTCCCGCTGTTTTGGCCTGTTGATCGCTCAATTGACGAAAACCTGCGCAAGACTTATATTGCCAAGGCCATCCTTTCCTCTGCCCCCTCTGGCAACTACAACAATTTTGTTGTAGCGATCATCTACGGCAGGCTTCTAGACCTATCAGCACCATTGGAACTTGCATTCTGTAAGTATGGGGGGACATGGACTAGCTTGGAGGGCAAGCATAGAGCATATAGTGATATTATATTCCACAATAACCAGCTATTTGCATTTGCTGAACATGGCTCGGTTGAAGTTTGGGACTTCAAGAACACCTCTTTTCCCATCAGAACCATCAATCTCGGTCGACCTTCCTTAGGTTCTTTGCAAGACCGCTCGAATATTTTTAAGTTTCGGAGCTGGGAATTTTCTACTCGGACTTATTTGGTGGAGTCATTGGGTGATATTTTGTTCGTGGGGCGAGTTAAAGGCAACTTTCTTGATCGTCAAGGCAGAGCTGTTGATCCGTTGAGCCCTGGTGATGAGGATTGTTTTCCGTACAGAACAATGCAGTTTTATATCTTTAAGTTGAATTTGAGTGCCAAAAAGTGGGAGAAAGTGGAATGTTTGCCTGATCGggctttgtttttgggtggaAACCAGTCGATATCATCATCCACCATTGATTTCCCAGAGTTTGAAGAAAACTCAATTTACTTCACAGATGACAAGTGGGAGGAGATCAGTTTTAAGTTCCACGGTTTTGCTAATGATTATGGTGGCCATGACAATGGAATTTACAGCATACAAGACAAAGTTGTGAAGCCGTTTGATCAATTTGGTAAGTGGAGAATCGACCCACCACCCTTTTGGATTGTTCCTAATCCATGGTGA